Sequence from the Pseudomonas sp. LS.1a genome:
AGCAGCTGGTGCAACAGGCCTACTTCGCCCAGGTGTCACTGTCCAGCACCGGTTTCTACCGCACGCCGAAGATCTACTACGACCGCAGCCAGGCGCGCGGTCGGCCGTTCTATTACTTCGCCTTCGGCGCTGCCTGCGTGGAAGTGCTGGTCGACACCCTGACCGGCGAGTACAAGATGCTGCGCGCCGACATCCTGCACGATGTGGGTGATTCGCTGAACCCGGCCATCGACATCGGCCAGGTGGAAGGCGGCTTCATCCAGGGCATGGGCTGGCTGACCACCGAAGAGCTGGTGTGGAATGCCAAGGGCAAGCTGATGACCAACGGCCCGGCCAGCTACAAGATCCCGGCAGTGGCCGACATGCCGCTGGATTTGCGGGTAAAGCTGGTGGAGAACCGCAAGAACCCCGAAGACACCGTGTTCCACTCCAAGGCCGTGGGCGAGCCGCCGTTCATGCTCGGCATCGCCGCCTGGTGCGCGATCAAGGACGCCGTGGCCAGCATCGCCGATTACCGCGTGCAGCCACAGGTGGATGCACCGGCGACGCCGGAGCGGGTGTTGTGGGGGTGCGAGCAGATGCGCAAGGCGGTGGCTGCCGCGCAACCTGCCGAGCCGGAACTGGAAACCGTGTCTCACTGACAATGCAGGGCCCTGTGGGAGCGGGTTTACCCGCGAATGCGATGGTGGATTCACCGTCGCATTCGCGGGTGAACCCGCTCCCACAGGGATCGCGACGCAACTATAGAGAGGTTGCATCATGCACCAATGGATCAACGCCCTCGCCGACCACCAGTCCCGTGGCGAAGCCTGCGTGCTCGTTACCATCATCGAGGAACGCGGCTCGACCCCGCGCAATGCCGGCTCGAAAATGGTCGTCAGCGCCAGCGGCCTGTTCGACACCATCGGCGGCGGCCACCTGGAATACAAGGCCCTGCACATCGCCCGGCAGATGCTCGAAGAGCACCGCACCACCCCGCACCTGGAACGCTTCAGCCTCGGTGCCAGCCTTGGCCAGTGCTGCGGCGGCGTCACTGTGCTGCTGTTCGAACCCATGGCCGCGGTGCAGGCGCAGATCGCCGTGTTCGGCGCGGGCCATGTCGGCCGCGCTCTGGTACCCTTGCTCGCCGCGCTGCCCTGCCGGGTGCGCTGGATCGATTCGCGCGAGCAGGAGTTCCCTGCCCTGATCCCCGACGGGGTGACCAAGGTGGTCAGCGAGGAGCCGGTCGACGAAGTGGCCGAGCTACCGCCAGGCTGCTATTGCATCGTCATGACCCACAACCACCAGCTCGACCTGGAACTGACTGCCGCCATTCTCAAGCGCAACGACTTCACCTGGTTCGGCCTGATCGGCTCGAAGACCAAACGGGTCAAGTTCGAGCACCGCCTGCGCGAGCGCGGCTACGACGATGCGGTGATGGCGCGCATGCGCTGCCCGATGGGCCTGGCCGAGGTCAAGGGCAAGCTGCCCATCGAGATCGCCGTATCCATCGCCGGTGAAATCATCGCCACCTACAACGCCTGCTTCGGCCAGCACGACGCTGCCGCCAATGCCGGCCCCATTGCCCAGTTGCTGCCGCCCTCCCGGCGCAGCCAAGCCATTTGACGAGTGTGTTATGACCGTTACCCGCAAAGCCTACCGTGCCGCCATCC
This genomic interval carries:
- the xdhC gene encoding xanthine dehydrogenase accessory protein XdhC; the encoded protein is MHQWINALADHQSRGEACVLVTIIEERGSTPRNAGSKMVVSASGLFDTIGGGHLEYKALHIARQMLEEHRTTPHLERFSLGASLGQCCGGVTVLLFEPMAAVQAQIAVFGAGHVGRALVPLLAALPCRVRWIDSREQEFPALIPDGVTKVVSEEPVDEVAELPPGCYCIVMTHNHQLDLELTAAILKRNDFTWFGLIGSKTKRVKFEHRLRERGYDDAVMARMRCPMGLAEVKGKLPIEIAVSIAGEIIATYNACFGQHDAAANAGPIAQLLPPSRRSQAI